In Mycolicibacterium phocaicum, one DNA window encodes the following:
- a CDS encoding class I SAM-dependent methyltransferase → MVQRRGFNDTVTRFWGFAAPAYDTQVLQRVVYQPAQDEVLAQLRAHGALTIADIGCGTGIFADRIERELNAVVTGVDMSEGMLAQAKARSSKVNWVTAPAEQLPFNDGALDAVVTTSAFHWFDQPAALREFHRVLKPGGIAAVTTISPRQVLPLHALSSHILNPAHNPSPAEMKKLFEGAGFTVSEQHRVKRPAWTLIVSDLLTVGTK, encoded by the coding sequence ATGGTTCAACGCCGGGGATTCAATGACACCGTCACCCGCTTCTGGGGCTTCGCCGCCCCCGCCTATGACACCCAGGTGCTGCAGCGCGTCGTCTACCAGCCCGCGCAGGACGAGGTCCTGGCTCAGCTGCGCGCGCACGGTGCCCTGACGATCGCCGACATCGGCTGCGGCACCGGTATTTTCGCCGACCGGATCGAACGCGAGCTCAATGCCGTCGTCACCGGCGTTGACATGTCCGAGGGCATGCTGGCCCAGGCCAAGGCCCGGTCCTCGAAGGTCAACTGGGTCACCGCACCGGCCGAGCAGCTGCCGTTCAACGACGGCGCGCTGGACGCGGTGGTCACGACGTCGGCGTTCCACTGGTTCGATCAGCCCGCCGCGCTGCGCGAGTTCCACCGCGTGCTCAAGCCGGGCGGCATCGCGGCCGTCACCACCATCAGCCCGCGGCAGGTGCTGCCGCTGCACGCGCTGTCGTCGCACATTCTCAACCCCGCCCACAATCCTTCCCCCGCGGAGATGAAGAAGCTCTTCGAAGGCGCCGGGTTCACGGTGTCCGAGCAGCACCGGGTGAAGCGGCCGGCGTGGACGCTCATCGTCTCCGACCTGCTGACCGTCGGAACCAAGTAG
- a CDS encoding acyl-CoA thioesterase: MSSTAPSWIAQLLDFARAGDTFIAPQPTEGPGRSLFGGLIAAQALGAAGRTVGPDKLPQSLHLYFVRGGQYGVDVEFHVERTRDGRSFDTRRVTAKQHGKTILEMIASFHVPEPGADWQRPEVRGLEFDASVPKATSLTAADFFDIRVRPEDVGAFAVPPFWIRTKDEIEDDALTRACTLTFMSDFGPVPVARPDGADLHDGFAASLDHAVWFHRPFVPRDWHRYEVTRLNNADSRGLVTGALYDTGGVLIASTSQEALWRL, encoded by the coding sequence ATGAGCTCTACTGCGCCCAGTTGGATTGCCCAGCTCCTGGACTTCGCGCGCGCCGGCGACACCTTCATCGCACCGCAGCCGACCGAAGGACCGGGACGGTCTCTGTTCGGTGGACTGATCGCCGCGCAGGCGCTGGGTGCGGCCGGCCGCACCGTCGGGCCCGACAAGCTGCCGCAGTCGCTGCACCTCTATTTCGTCCGCGGCGGCCAGTACGGCGTCGACGTGGAGTTTCACGTGGAACGAACCCGCGACGGCCGGTCCTTCGACACGCGGCGCGTCACCGCGAAGCAGCACGGCAAGACGATCCTGGAGATGATCGCGTCGTTCCATGTTCCGGAACCGGGGGCCGACTGGCAGCGGCCTGAAGTCCGGGGCCTCGAGTTCGACGCCTCGGTACCCAAGGCGACGAGCCTCACCGCCGCCGATTTCTTCGACATTCGGGTCCGCCCCGAAGACGTCGGCGCGTTCGCCGTGCCCCCGTTCTGGATCCGCACGAAAGACGAGATCGAGGACGACGCCCTGACCCGCGCATGCACGCTGACCTTCATGTCCGACTTCGGGCCGGTACCCGTGGCGCGGCCCGACGGCGCGGACCTGCACGACGGATTCGCGGCCAGCCTGGACCACGCCGTGTGGTTCCACCGGCCCTTCGTGCCGCGCGACTGGCACCGGTACGAGGTCACCCGGCTCAACAACGCGGACTCCCGCGGGCTGGTCACCGGGGCCCTGTATGACACTGGTGGGGTGCTGATCGCCAGCACCAGCCAGGAAGCCCTGTGGCGGCTGTAG
- a CDS encoding rhomboid family intramembrane serine protease, whose product MTVPTPTCYRHPNRPTYVSCSRCGRPICPDCMTAAAVGQQCPECVNEGKRSVRQARTHFGGRISKGSLVTYTLIAVNIVMFVLQHTSVQMQQDLVLWPPAVADGQYYRLASSAFLHYGLAHIVFNMWALWAVGPQLEQWLGRLRFGVLYGLSGLGGSVLVYLLSPLNSATAGASGAIFGLFGATFVLFRRLQLDVRGIVGLIVINLVITFVLPAVSAQAISWQGHVGGLVTGTVVAAVFAYVPARQRLLALISVTAVLLVLFAGLTMWRTQALLTMFS is encoded by the coding sequence ATGACTGTCCCGACGCCGACGTGCTATCGGCATCCGAACCGCCCGACGTACGTGAGCTGCAGCCGGTGTGGCCGCCCGATCTGCCCGGACTGCATGACCGCCGCCGCGGTGGGCCAGCAGTGCCCGGAGTGCGTCAACGAGGGCAAGCGGTCGGTGCGTCAGGCCCGGACGCATTTCGGTGGCCGGATCTCCAAGGGCTCGCTGGTCACCTACACGCTGATCGCGGTCAACATCGTGATGTTCGTGTTGCAGCACACTTCGGTGCAGATGCAGCAGGACCTGGTGCTGTGGCCACCCGCCGTCGCCGACGGCCAGTACTACCGCCTGGCGTCGTCGGCCTTCCTGCACTACGGCCTGGCCCACATCGTGTTCAACATGTGGGCGCTGTGGGCCGTCGGCCCGCAGCTGGAGCAGTGGCTGGGCCGCTTGCGATTCGGGGTGTTGTACGGCCTGAGCGGCCTGGGCGGCTCGGTACTGGTGTACCTGCTGTCGCCGCTGAACTCGGCGACAGCAGGTGCCTCGGGCGCGATCTTCGGCCTCTTCGGCGCGACGTTCGTCCTGTTCCGTCGGCTGCAGCTCGACGTCCGCGGGATCGTCGGCCTGATCGTCATCAACCTGGTGATCACGTTCGTGCTGCCCGCCGTCAGCGCGCAGGCGATCAGTTGGCAGGGGCACGTCGGCGGGTTGGTCACCGGCACCGTGGTGGCGGCGGTCTTCGCGTATGTGCCTGCGCGGCAACGACTCCTGGCGCTGATCTCGGTGACGGCCGTGCTGTTGGTGCTGTTCGCCGGACTGACGATGTGGCGCACCCAGGCCCTGTTGACGATGTTCAGCTGA